The Pseudoalteromonas tunicata genome segment GCCAGCAACTCAAGCGCATATAAGCCTGCGACCGAATTACCAAACTCGTTTAATTCTGGCGACCAGACACATACGGTAAATTTACCCGGTACTATGCCAATAATACCACCTCCAACGCCTGATTTTGCAGGGATCCCCACTCGAAAAGCAAAATCACCCGCGGCATCGTACAAACCGCTGGTAAACAATAATGAATTTACTTGCTGAGTTTGTTTTGCGCTCAACATTTGCCGCCCACTTTGCACACAGACACCTTGATTCGCTAAATAACTAAACGTTTTTGCCAGCTCTATACTGCTCATTTCAATAGCGCAATAACTAAAGTAAGCCCGTAGCACAGTATCAACATCATTATCAAAATTATTAAACGACTTCATTAAATGCGCCATGGCAGCATTACGATGACGGTGTTGGTATTCAGAATCAGCGACTTTTTTGTTGATCACCACTTTATCGTTAGCACTTAATAAACGCGCGGTTTCAAGCATATTAAAAACAGGCGCAGAAACCCGACTAACCAGCGCATCACAAACCACTAATGCACCAGCATTGATAAAAGGATTACGAGGAATACCGGTTTCAAACTCAAGTTGCGCCAAAGAATTAAATGCCGTACCTGAGGGTTCTTTACCAACACGACGCCAGATCTCATCACCATGATGCTGCATTGCTAAAGTGAGCGTAAGCGCCTTAGAAACC includes the following:
- the glsB gene encoding glutaminase B, which codes for MPQFNDILQQISQQARCCFGQGKVANYIPALADVPAEQFSIAIHTVDGQTFSAGDAHATFSIQSVSKALTLTLAMQHHGDEIWRRVGKEPSGTAFNSLAQLEFETGIPRNPFINAGALVVCDALVSRVSAPVFNMLETARLLSANDKVVINKKVADSEYQHRHRNAAMAHLMKSFNNFDNDVDTVLRAYFSYCAIEMSSIELAKTFSYLANQGVCVQSGRQMLSAKQTQQVNSLLFTSGLYDAAGDFAFRVGIPAKSGVGGGIIGIVPGKFTVCVWSPELNEFGNSVAGLYALELLAEKLHISML